A stretch of Triticum aestivum cultivar Chinese Spring chromosome 1D, IWGSC CS RefSeq v2.1, whole genome shotgun sequence DNA encodes these proteins:
- the LOC123182987 gene encoding protein DETOXIFICATION 14, with amino-acid sequence MEDRAPLLPRRQEAAAKSGGWCCGSAAAAEARKVAHVALPMAAVSVAQYAVQVASNMMVGHLPGGVLALSASAIATSLASVSGFSLLIGMSNGLETLCGQAYGAEQYGRLGVQTYRAMVTLTAVSIPISLLWVFMGKLLTLIGQDPVISHEAGRYIMWLIPALFAYAVSQPLTKFLQSQSLIIPMLWSSMATLLLHIPVCWLLVFKTSLGYIGAALAISVSYWLNVFMLVAYIGCSNSCKETFSRPTLDAFSGVGVFMRLALPSALMLCFEWWSFEVIILLSGLLPNPELQTSVLSTCMTTITLMYTIAYGIGAAGSTRVSNELGAGNPEGARLAVRVVMSIAVTEAVLITGALLASQHILGYAYSSDKEVVDYVNAMVPFICISVAADSLQGVLSGIARGCGSQHLGAYVNLGSFYLFGIPMSLLLGFVLKMGGKGLWMGISCGSIMQFLLLSGIVFFSNWQKMSDNARESVFGGTPAEKEPLMSDVTGAA; translated from the exons ATGGAGGACAGAGCGCCGCTGCTGCCCCGGCGCCAAGAGGCGGCGGCCAAGAGCGGCGGGTGGTgttgcgggtcggcggcggcggcggaggccaggAAGGTCGCGCACGTGGCGCTGCCGATGGCGGCGGTGAGCGTGGCGCAGTACGCCGTGCAGGTGGCCTCCAACATGATGGTCGGCCACCTCCCCGGGGGCGTGCTCGCGCTCTCCGCCTCCGCCATCGCCACCTCCCTCGCCTCCGTCTCCGGATTCAGCCTTCTC ATTGGAATGTCAAACGGCTTAGAAACTCTGTGTGGTCAAGCTTACGGGGCCGAACAGTACGGCAGATTGGGAGTGCAAACCTACAGAGCTATGGTCACCCTGACGGCCGTCAGCATTCCAATCTCGCTTCTCTGGGTATTCATGGGTAAACTCCTGACCCTCATAGGCCAGGACCCCGTGATCTCGCATGAAGCCGGAAGATACATAATGTGGTTGATCCCGGCCCTCTTTGCATACGCTGTCAGCCAGCCCCTAACAAAATTCTTACAGTCTCAGAGTCTGATAATCCCTATGCTTTGGTCCTCCATGGCAACATTGCTCTTGCACATTCCTGTTTGCTGGTTATTAGTGTTCAAGACCAGCCTTGGGTACATTGGAGCCGCTTTGGCGATAAGCGTATCATACTGGTTGAACGTGTTCATGCTTGTCGCGTACATCGGATGCTCAAACTCTTGTAAGGAGACATTCTCTCGTCCTACACTCGATGCTTTCAGTGGAGTGGGTGTGTTCATGCGCCTAGCTCTGCCGTCTGCACTAATGTTATG TTTTGAATGGTGGTCATTTGAGGTCATTATTCTTCTGTCTGGACTTCTACCCAATCCAGAGCTGCAAACTTCAGTTCTGTCTACATG CATGACAACAATCACATTGATGTATACTATAGCATATGGGATTGGTGCTGCTGGAAG CACTCGTGTATCAAATGAATTAGGTGCCGGGAATCCTGAAGGTGCTCGACTGGCTGTCCGCGTTGTGATGTCTATTGCTGTGACTGAGGCAGTTCTCATCACTGGGGCACTGTTAGCATCCCAGCACATCTTGGGCTATGCATACAGCAGTGATAAGGAGGTTGTTGATTATGTCAATGCAATGGTTCCCTTCATCTGCATCTCAGTTGCTGCTGATAGCCTACAAGGAGTTCTCTCAG GTATCGCTCGAGGGTGCGGGTCGCAGCACCTGGGCGCCTATGTTAACCTCGGTTCGTTCTATCTGTTTGGGATTCCGATGTCCCTCCTTCTTGGGTTTGTTCTGAAGATGGGAGGGAAAGGGCTTTGGATGGGCATTTCCTGCGGCTCCATCATGCAATTCCTACTCCTCTCCGGCATAGTGTTCTTCAGCAACTGGCAAAAAATG TCTGACAATGCAAGGGAGAGCGTTTTCGGCGGAACCCCGGCAGAGAAGGAACCTTTGATGTCTGATGTAACGGGCGCTGCCTAA